A region of Myxococcus stipitatus DSM 14675 DNA encodes the following proteins:
- a CDS encoding alpha-ketoacid dehydrogenase subunit beta codes for MANMAQAIRMALHYAETHLGVTDIFGEDVGAPLGGVFTCTQGLKTTWNSPLDERGIIGAAMGIAMGGGRPVAEIQFCDYVYNTIDLLKLAGNTCWSSNGDWNLPMVVRTPVGSGIRGSIYHSHSFDATMTHIPGWKVVMPSNPLDAYGLLISACKEQNPVMYLEPKALLRVKGEERIPGEPDDDRTLSKLIDAPLGDRSQWKPQWPEALEAFAVPIGKGKLVREGSQVTVVSYGRTLPLCARAAATLADEGISVEVIDLRSLWPYDWDMMKASIQKTGRVLFVNEDTEVTNFGEHLVRRTVDELFYSLLAPPRLLAGKFVPGIGLADTLEMASVPQQNDVTTALRALAGEQP; via the coding sequence ATGGCCAACATGGCACAGGCCATTCGCATGGCCCTCCACTACGCCGAGACGCACCTGGGCGTGACGGACATCTTCGGTGAGGACGTGGGCGCCCCGCTGGGCGGCGTCTTCACCTGCACGCAGGGCCTCAAGACGACGTGGAACTCGCCCCTGGACGAGCGCGGCATCATCGGCGCGGCCATGGGCATCGCGATGGGCGGCGGACGCCCCGTCGCCGAAATCCAGTTCTGCGACTACGTCTACAACACCATCGACCTGTTGAAGCTGGCGGGCAACACCTGCTGGTCCAGCAACGGCGACTGGAACCTGCCGATGGTGGTGCGCACCCCGGTGGGCAGCGGCATCCGCGGGTCCATCTACCACTCGCACTCGTTCGACGCGACGATGACGCACATCCCCGGCTGGAAGGTGGTCATGCCTTCCAACCCGCTGGACGCGTACGGCCTGCTCATCTCCGCGTGCAAGGAGCAGAACCCGGTCATGTACCTGGAGCCCAAGGCGCTGTTGCGCGTCAAGGGCGAGGAGCGCATCCCGGGCGAGCCCGACGACGACCGCACCCTGTCGAAGCTCATCGACGCGCCGCTGGGAGACCGCTCGCAGTGGAAGCCCCAGTGGCCGGAGGCGCTGGAGGCGTTCGCGGTGCCCATCGGCAAGGGCAAGCTGGTGCGCGAGGGCAGCCAGGTGACGGTGGTCAGCTACGGCCGCACCCTGCCCCTGTGCGCGCGCGCCGCGGCGACGCTCGCCGACGAGGGCATCAGCGTGGAGGTCATCGACCTGCGCTCGCTGTGGCCCTACGACTGGGACATGATGAAGGCCTCCATCCAGAAGACGGGCCGCGTCCTGTTCGTCAACGAGGACACCGAGGTCACCAACTTCGGTGAGCACCTGGTGCGCCGCACCGTGGACGAGCTCTTCTACTCGCTGCTCGCGCCCCCGCGGCTGTTGGCCGGCAAGTTCGTGCCCGGCATCGGCCTGGCCGACACGCTGGAGATGGCCTCCGTGCCCCAGCAGAACGACGTCACCACGGCCCTGCGCGCCCTCGCCGGCGAGCAACCGTAA
- a CDS encoding tetratricopeptide repeat protein: protein MRRRTPLSSPRRLTSVLALLASLSGPPALAQYRPPPMSESQRLVKEGESAQVSASAASASGDKKDAEEKYRKALGLYEQALAAEPGSITAAAGVGAVANALQDWTRTVERIKSVQAANPSELSLAYPLGVALFKLRRFPEAVPLLEQVSSADQAEHLIVHYYLASYYLFAQQGDAAVTRLRRYLTLRPAKLSANDHQIHELLGRAHVLRRDVAAARASFTQAQAGRPESASVQLGLASVLELEGKPAEARTLLEGVTTRFPQVAEPREKLARLYLASGELPRAEAQAVAVAKLGATPAAYLLLGDVRLAQKQAPAAEEAYRKVLELQPGLVLGQMAVGKALQAQGRHEEAIQFLEAAVRSGASSVELWASLGSVNRRAGRFQRAVEVHRRVVEMVPRQALGWMLLGADHFATGQWDQAIEDYGSALVAEPDHAGAKQWLARALAHRARDRSGAGRADDAVRDLRRAFDLDRSVLMARRLTAALMETRAYGDARKVMEQGATLPGATWREQLLLGYSRLGAGDAQAALEAFERSGKQTEEPDQQAEASVGAALAEVELGQVDAAVQRLTEVGPSRSAAGVAQANLPRVLVRRALSRLEAGDIEGADRDLDAVDKLGTGKRSDLAKLVLFARGLTRAESGRHAEASAALKKALTPAQPWAWPNTRALADAFALYKKGQVAAARKQLTAAAKKPMPGQPKWLVSMTGALHRREASLAYSAGNMKGAEKALKAALATEPEDAVLQHNLACVDWRKGKSADALATWRKLESSVAVASLNLGIDAQERRHEPAEAVDAWRRYLASGSGPRMAQVREWKERLQSLHGLAEPAGSSAATGATVEDTTP from the coding sequence ATGCGCCGCCGCACACCCCTGTCCTCCCCGCGACGCCTGACGTCGGTGCTCGCGCTGCTGGCCTCGCTCTCGGGGCCTCCCGCACTGGCGCAGTACCGGCCTCCGCCCATGTCCGAGTCGCAGCGGCTGGTGAAGGAGGGCGAGTCGGCTCAGGTGTCCGCCAGCGCGGCGAGCGCCTCCGGCGACAAGAAGGACGCCGAGGAGAAGTACCGCAAGGCCCTGGGTCTCTATGAGCAGGCGCTGGCCGCGGAGCCGGGCTCCATCACGGCCGCCGCGGGGGTGGGCGCCGTCGCCAACGCGCTCCAGGACTGGACGCGCACGGTGGAGCGGATCAAGTCCGTGCAGGCCGCGAACCCGTCCGAGCTGTCGCTCGCGTATCCCCTGGGCGTGGCCCTCTTCAAGCTGCGCCGCTTCCCGGAGGCGGTGCCGCTGCTGGAGCAGGTGTCCTCGGCGGACCAGGCCGAGCACCTCATCGTCCACTACTACCTGGCCAGCTACTACCTCTTCGCCCAGCAGGGTGACGCCGCGGTGACGCGCCTGCGGCGCTACCTGACGCTGCGCCCCGCGAAGCTCTCCGCCAACGACCACCAGATTCACGAGCTGTTGGGCCGCGCGCACGTGCTGCGCCGGGACGTGGCGGCCGCGCGCGCTTCGTTCACCCAGGCGCAGGCGGGGCGGCCGGAGTCGGCTTCCGTGCAGCTGGGGCTGGCCAGCGTGCTGGAGCTGGAGGGCAAGCCGGCCGAGGCGCGCACCTTGTTGGAGGGCGTGACGACGCGCTTCCCGCAGGTGGCCGAGCCCCGGGAGAAGCTGGCCCGGCTGTACCTGGCGTCGGGCGAGCTGCCGCGCGCGGAGGCGCAGGCGGTGGCGGTGGCGAAGCTGGGCGCGACGCCCGCCGCGTACCTGCTCCTGGGTGACGTGCGGCTGGCGCAGAAGCAGGCCCCGGCCGCGGAGGAGGCCTACCGCAAGGTGCTGGAGCTCCAGCCCGGACTGGTGCTGGGACAGATGGCGGTGGGCAAGGCGCTCCAGGCGCAGGGGCGCCACGAGGAGGCCATCCAGTTCCTGGAGGCCGCGGTGCGCTCGGGGGCCAGCAGCGTGGAGCTGTGGGCCTCGCTGGGCTCCGTCAACCGTCGCGCCGGCCGCTTCCAGCGCGCGGTGGAGGTGCATCGCCGCGTCGTGGAGATGGTGCCCCGCCAGGCGCTGGGCTGGATGCTGCTGGGCGCGGACCACTTCGCCACCGGACAGTGGGACCAGGCCATCGAGGACTACGGCAGCGCGCTCGTCGCGGAGCCGGACCACGCGGGCGCGAAGCAGTGGCTGGCGCGCGCGCTGGCCCACCGCGCTCGAGACCGGAGCGGGGCGGGGCGGGCGGACGATGCGGTGCGCGACCTGCGACGCGCGTTCGACCTGGACCGGAGTGTCCTCATGGCCCGTCGGTTGACCGCGGCCCTGATGGAGACGCGGGCCTATGGCGACGCGCGCAAGGTGATGGAGCAGGGCGCGACGCTTCCGGGCGCTACCTGGCGGGAGCAGCTGTTGCTGGGCTACTCGCGGCTGGGGGCCGGGGACGCGCAGGCGGCGCTCGAGGCCTTCGAGCGCTCCGGGAAGCAGACGGAGGAGCCGGACCAGCAGGCGGAGGCGTCGGTGGGCGCCGCGCTCGCGGAGGTGGAGTTGGGGCAGGTGGATGCCGCCGTGCAGCGCCTCACCGAGGTGGGCCCGTCGCGCTCGGCCGCGGGCGTGGCCCAGGCCAACCTGCCTCGCGTGCTCGTGCGTCGCGCGCTGTCCCGGCTGGAGGCCGGTGACATCGAGGGCGCCGACCGGGACCTCGACGCGGTGGACAAGCTGGGCACCGGCAAGCGCTCGGACCTGGCGAAGCTGGTCCTCTTCGCTCGCGGCCTGACGCGCGCGGAGTCGGGACGTCACGCCGAGGCCAGCGCCGCCCTGAAGAAGGCCCTCACGCCCGCGCAGCCCTGGGCCTGGCCCAACACGCGCGCCCTGGCGGACGCCTTCGCCCTCTACAAGAAGGGACAGGTGGCCGCCGCGCGCAAGCAGCTGACCGCCGCGGCGAAGAAGCCGATGCCCGGACAGCCCAAGTGGCTCGTGTCCATGACGGGCGCGCTCCACCGCCGCGAGGCCTCGCTGGCCTACTCGGCTGGCAACATGAAGGGCGCGGAGAAGGCGCTCAAGGCCGCGCTCGCCACCGAGCCCGAGGACGCGGTGCTCCAGCACAACCTGGCCTGCGTCGACTGGCGCAAGGGCAAGTCGGCGGACGCGCTGGCCACGTGGCGCAAGCTGGAGTCGTCCGTCGCGGTGGCCTCGCTCAACCTGGGCATCGACGCCCAGGAGCGCCGCCACGAGCCCGCCGAGGCCGTGGACGCCTGGCGCCGCTACCTCGCCTCCGGCTCCGGGCCGCGCATGGCCCAAGTGCGCGAGTGGAAGGAACGCCTGCAGAGCCTCCATGGTCTCGCCGAGCCCGCGGGCTCCTCGGCGGCGACCGGAGCCACCGTGGAGGACACCACCCCATGA
- a CDS encoding SGNH/GDSL hydrolase family protein — MRLWRTWLGVLACLGSTQLACTPSDGKSSGAWEQDESSSVTSMPAEGLEVAPALVLNDDGGVRPTPPPAPVPGFQPGFHQALRGNFTVGGVTTFRLRIPIARAGERLQVTFRAGDGSLTLERASVARAGPDGTLLSAPVPLAFGGKPGFTSGPRTLVASDPVVFPVKFREELAITFEARGALAASTINAFPGSTIRPGTHAMSSGTLSGETFERSVGVATVAVEGPPGRVFLAVGDSITEGYVDERNDARNAWPALVESQLGVPVVNAGVSGQGFYDALMRLDGEVLAVKGVTDCLVLLGTNDLGEAGAEEQMEGRMRLLVQRLEPFCRVWVSTLLPKEKTNYGSYDLVKSQRLEFNAWLRAGGAGAGIIDLEAVTRRPTNVHLYLPGLTADGIHPTTEGHRVIATEVARVLRERGAL; from the coding sequence ATGCGACTGTGGCGAACGTGGCTCGGAGTCCTGGCGTGTCTGGGCAGCACGCAGCTGGCATGCACACCCAGCGACGGGAAGTCCTCCGGCGCCTGGGAGCAGGATGAGTCCTCTTCCGTCACGAGCATGCCCGCCGAAGGGCTGGAGGTCGCGCCCGCGCTCGTGCTCAACGACGATGGAGGCGTACGCCCCACGCCTCCACCGGCGCCGGTTCCTGGCTTCCAGCCGGGCTTCCATCAAGCGCTGCGCGGCAACTTCACCGTGGGCGGCGTCACCACCTTCCGACTGCGCATCCCCATCGCCCGCGCGGGAGAGCGACTTCAGGTGACGTTCCGAGCGGGGGACGGGAGCCTCACGCTCGAGCGCGCCAGCGTCGCGCGGGCCGGGCCGGACGGCACGCTGCTGTCGGCGCCCGTGCCCCTCGCCTTCGGCGGCAAGCCGGGCTTCACGTCCGGGCCGAGGACGCTGGTGGCCTCGGACCCCGTCGTCTTCCCGGTGAAGTTCCGCGAGGAGCTGGCCATCACCTTCGAGGCGCGCGGCGCGCTGGCGGCCAGCACCATCAACGCGTTCCCCGGCAGCACCATCCGCCCGGGCACACACGCGATGTCGTCGGGCACCCTCAGCGGCGAGACCTTCGAGCGCTCCGTGGGCGTGGCGACGGTGGCCGTGGAAGGACCTCCAGGCCGGGTCTTCCTCGCGGTGGGCGACAGCATCACCGAGGGCTACGTGGACGAGCGCAACGACGCGCGCAACGCCTGGCCCGCGTTGGTGGAGTCACAACTGGGAGTGCCCGTGGTCAACGCGGGCGTCAGCGGCCAGGGCTTCTATGACGCCTTGATGCGGCTCGACGGCGAGGTGCTCGCGGTGAAGGGGGTCACCGACTGCCTGGTGCTCCTGGGGACCAATGACCTGGGCGAAGCGGGAGCCGAGGAGCAGATGGAGGGGCGCATGCGCCTGCTGGTGCAGCGGCTGGAGCCCTTCTGCCGCGTCTGGGTGAGCACGCTCCTGCCCAAGGAGAAGACGAACTACGGCAGCTACGACCTGGTGAAGTCGCAGCGGCTGGAGTTCAACGCCTGGCTGCGCGCGGGAGGCGCGGGCGCGGGCATCATCGACCTGGAGGCGGTGACGCGCAGGCCCACCAACGTCCACCTGTACCTGCCAGGGCTCACGGCCGACGGCATCCACCCCACCACGGAGGGACATCGGGTCATCGCCACCGAGGTGGCGCGGGTGCTGCGCGAGCGAGGAGCGCTGTAG
- a CDS encoding thiamine pyrophosphate-dependent dehydrogenase E1 component subunit alpha → MSRPRLIKESSAPLPLDRELLVRIHDLMVKTRVLEERLIQMYKQGHGYFWIGGPGEEAFNVPLGLLMKKGQGPEYDYLHAHYRQSGTLLALGEEPIGALRQMKNTASDPYSGGRNFAGHFSLRKYNVAPVSSPIEVQYSIAPGTAMVQKRVGGDGITIVTGGDAGTAEGDFATCLVWSSRPANPLPVLIIVTNNKWGISTAGEGQHGETRVSERGKAFNIRSKTINGNDPVEAYLELKEAMEYVRTERKPFLLEANVSRLYGHSSASGANYVTEEVDCLKDFEKRLEQDGVLTRQQMDDLRNRYTEDMAAAARIARDEPLPEPESIWKHIFAEDK, encoded by the coding sequence GTGTCTCGACCCCGACTCATCAAAGAATCATCCGCGCCGCTCCCGCTCGACAGGGAGCTGCTGGTTCGTATCCACGACCTGATGGTCAAAACGCGCGTCCTCGAGGAGCGCCTCATCCAGATGTACAAGCAGGGCCACGGCTACTTCTGGATTGGCGGACCGGGCGAGGAGGCGTTCAACGTCCCGCTGGGCCTGCTGATGAAGAAGGGCCAGGGCCCCGAGTACGACTACCTCCACGCGCACTACCGCCAGTCCGGCACGCTGCTCGCCCTGGGCGAGGAGCCCATCGGCGCCCTGCGGCAGATGAAGAACACCGCGTCGGACCCGTACTCCGGCGGCCGCAACTTCGCGGGCCACTTCTCGCTGCGCAAGTACAACGTGGCCCCCGTCAGCTCGCCCATCGAGGTGCAGTACTCCATCGCCCCTGGCACCGCGATGGTGCAGAAGCGCGTGGGCGGCGACGGCATCACCATCGTCACCGGCGGCGACGCCGGCACGGCCGAGGGTGATTTCGCCACCTGCCTCGTGTGGAGCAGCCGCCCCGCCAACCCGTTGCCGGTGCTCATCATCGTCACCAACAACAAGTGGGGCATCTCCACCGCGGGCGAAGGCCAGCACGGCGAGACGCGCGTCAGCGAGCGCGGAAAGGCGTTCAACATCCGCTCGAAGACCATCAACGGCAACGACCCCGTGGAGGCCTACCTGGAGCTGAAGGAGGCCATGGAGTACGTGCGCACGGAGCGCAAGCCGTTCCTCCTGGAGGCCAACGTGTCGCGCCTGTACGGGCACTCGTCCGCGTCCGGCGCGAACTACGTGACGGAGGAAGTCGACTGCCTCAAGGACTTCGAGAAGCGCCTGGAGCAGGACGGCGTGCTCACCCGTCAGCAGATGGACGACCTGCGCAACCGCTACACCGAGGACATGGCCGCCGCCGCCCGCATCGCCCGGGACGAGCCGCTGCCGGAGCCCGAGAGCATCTGGAAGCACATCTTCGCGGAGGACAAGTAA
- a CDS encoding PP2C family protein-serine/threonine phosphatase has translation MSSSTNTRLNPEPEPGTSPGTASSSAERTGTREITGTTESTSTRLHGGVGLPHAESTSTLIAPLEAGELPNVAAIRGPRLDQILLLTTTALVVVIVGLLAALSVASTQSQFEETARRSTERIQEQARELGRTVGQTLALTSVTNLRDNNYAFLEGVAGSIVSTNPNILRVQILDPEGLVMADSEEKVAGAPDAEAPNPRTAEQRLVQAFYRNQAVYEIQEPIDYGSSSGKGLVVISYSLRSLQEQLEVLERDKQATVRANTLRMLVLGLGFVVLAGVVAAFQSRRITRPLGVLTGKVMQLAAGDLAARTQTAPGAGREVRTLGVVFNHMAERIKVLLDDVRAKAQLEREVSLARTVQETLLPGRDAVQVGPLRIAGLVVTADACGGDWWFRAALDAQRVVIGIGDVTGHGLSTSLVATSATSGFASAMTLREPSEVDARMLITALNVTLANVGRGEHQMSSALAVIDVSNGYIDYAAGGHPSPLVYNKHSGQTASLPARGPLLGASVSSQFTSRQAQLRPGDIVVWYTDGLTESRDGSGRLYGTQRLAAAVQAHAHLSAEAVREALLADARAFSAGLPQRDDITVVVAEYSPV, from the coding sequence TTGTCCTCCAGCACGAACACGCGTCTGAACCCCGAACCCGAGCCCGGAACGTCCCCAGGAACAGCCTCTTCGTCCGCGGAGCGGACGGGGACCCGGGAAATCACGGGTACGACCGAGTCCACCTCCACGCGCCTCCACGGCGGCGTGGGCCTTCCCCACGCGGAGTCGACGAGCACGCTCATCGCGCCGCTCGAAGCGGGGGAGCTGCCCAACGTCGCGGCCATCCGTGGCCCTCGGCTGGACCAGATCCTCCTGCTCACCACCACGGCGCTGGTGGTGGTCATCGTCGGCCTGCTGGCCGCGCTGTCGGTGGCCTCCACCCAGTCCCAGTTCGAGGAGACCGCTCGCCGCTCCACCGAGCGCATCCAGGAGCAGGCCCGCGAGCTGGGCCGGACGGTGGGCCAGACGCTGGCGCTCACCTCCGTCACCAACCTGCGCGACAACAACTACGCCTTCCTGGAGGGCGTGGCCGGCTCCATCGTCTCCACCAACCCCAACATCCTCCGCGTCCAGATTCTCGACCCGGAGGGGCTGGTGATGGCGGACAGCGAGGAGAAGGTGGCGGGAGCCCCGGACGCCGAGGCGCCCAATCCGCGCACCGCCGAGCAGCGCCTGGTCCAGGCCTTCTACCGCAACCAGGCGGTGTACGAGATCCAGGAGCCCATCGACTACGGCTCCAGCAGCGGCAAGGGGCTGGTGGTCATCAGCTACTCGCTGCGCTCGCTCCAGGAACAATTGGAGGTGCTCGAGCGCGACAAGCAGGCCACGGTCAGGGCCAACACCCTGCGCATGCTCGTGCTGGGGCTCGGCTTCGTGGTGCTGGCGGGAGTCGTCGCCGCCTTCCAGAGCCGACGAATCACCCGTCCGCTGGGCGTGCTCACCGGCAAGGTGATGCAGCTGGCCGCCGGGGACCTGGCCGCGCGCACGCAGACGGCGCCGGGCGCGGGCCGCGAGGTGCGCACGCTGGGCGTGGTGTTCAACCACATGGCCGAGCGCATCAAGGTCCTCCTGGATGACGTGCGCGCCAAGGCGCAGCTCGAGCGCGAGGTGTCGCTGGCGCGCACCGTCCAGGAGACGCTGCTCCCCGGACGTGACGCCGTGCAGGTGGGGCCGCTGCGCATCGCGGGCCTCGTCGTCACGGCGGACGCGTGTGGTGGCGACTGGTGGTTCCGCGCCGCGCTGGACGCGCAGCGGGTCGTCATCGGCATCGGCGACGTGACGGGCCATGGGCTCTCCACGTCGCTCGTCGCCACGAGCGCCACCAGCGGCTTCGCCTCCGCGATGACGCTGCGCGAGCCCTCGGAGGTCGACGCGCGGATGCTCATCACCGCGCTCAACGTGACGCTGGCCAACGTGGGCCGCGGCGAGCACCAGATGTCCAGCGCGCTGGCCGTCATCGACGTGTCCAACGGCTACATCGACTACGCGGCGGGAGGGCACCCCAGCCCGCTCGTCTACAACAAGCACTCCGGCCAGACGGCGTCGCTGCCTGCGCGAGGCCCGCTGCTGGGCGCGTCCGTGTCGTCGCAGTTCACGTCCCGCCAGGCACAGCTGCGGCCCGGCGACATCGTCGTCTGGTACACGGACGGCCTCACCGAGTCGCGCGATGGCTCGGGCCGCCTCTATGGAACGCAGCGCCTGGCCGCCGCGGTCCAGGCCCACGCCCACCTCTCCGCGGAGGCGGTGCGTGAAGCACTGCTCGCGGATGCTCGAGCCTTCAGCGCGGGACTCCCGCAGCGCGACGACATCACCGTCGTCGTGGCCGAGTACAGCCCCGTCTGA
- a CDS encoding TIGR02266 family protein, with the protein MTSKAAEAEMTGDSAAYANRRADERVTAKFAVRFEQTEDAARALRVFSINVSAGGLCLRTRKAYDVGAQVRLSMDIAGEEFHLTGIIAWVRDEQEAIGVRFTDVSDEDRERLQRVVASFKR; encoded by the coding sequence ATGACTAGCAAGGCGGCGGAAGCGGAGATGACTGGAGACTCAGCCGCATACGCGAACCGGCGCGCCGATGAGCGTGTCACCGCGAAGTTCGCGGTCCGCTTCGAGCAGACGGAAGACGCCGCGCGGGCCCTGCGCGTGTTCTCCATCAACGTCTCCGCGGGCGGCCTGTGCCTGCGCACGCGCAAGGCCTACGACGTGGGCGCCCAGGTGCGGCTGTCCATGGACATCGCGGGTGAGGAGTTCCACCTCACCGGCATCATCGCCTGGGTGCGCGATGAGCAAGAGGCCATCGGCGTGCGCTTCACCGACGTGAGCGACGAGGACCGCGAGCGGCTCCAGCGCGTCGTGGCGAGCTTCAAGCGCTGA
- a CDS encoding GNAT family N-acetyltransferase, protein MALLLRELGYPQGTDQQTVHWVVSHPEIEIFVAGDAQDRPVGMLSFSHRPQLRLRGRVATIDELVVTETWRRRGVGRALIKQILERCKVLSARQLQLVSPMATTPEARSFYTACGFSEVDAGVFRHLETEGRR, encoded by the coding sequence ATGGCCTTGCTCCTTCGCGAGCTCGGCTATCCCCAAGGGACGGATCAACAAACCGTCCACTGGGTGGTGAGCCATCCGGAGATTGAAATCTTCGTCGCGGGTGACGCGCAGGACCGGCCCGTGGGCATGCTGTCCTTCTCGCACCGTCCTCAGCTCCGGCTGCGCGGACGCGTGGCCACCATCGACGAGCTGGTGGTGACGGAGACCTGGCGGCGCCGAGGCGTGGGGCGCGCGCTCATCAAGCAGATCCTGGAGCGCTGCAAGGTGCTCAGCGCGCGGCAGCTCCAGCTCGTCTCGCCCATGGCCACCACGCCGGAGGCGCGCAGCTTCTACACCGCCTGCGGCTTCTCCGAGGTGGACGCGGGCGTCTTCCGCCACCTGGAGACCGAAGGCCGCCGCTAG